In one window of Frigoriglobus tundricola DNA:
- a CDS encoding TolC family protein, with protein MPEHPLRARLGMRCRTGSQRWFFVLLCLTLATGCTYRGREATDDTVRGLAGRPYDQLPDQLRDKTGSGAGVSKTAEVASSRKAENAPAAVTPGVPTDVHTTALMEAAQDGKQPPGYQLRVPDAIPGSEAPLVNVPVNNPVAMREALRKLYVPLPPLPEEVKPLPGPNGRPYTLSDLQRIAAENSPILRQAASDVQAARGNMIQAATYPNPNVTIAEQPSNNNATGGAFGAAVDQVVVTGGKIRLATAAAKKALENAELALKRARSDLATSVRSNYYALLVSQETMRVTRSLSVLTDEVYRVQLTLAEKGGLAAAYEPAALRAQAYSARLAYLQATATYVYNWKQLVAAVGVRQLPLSEVAGRIDAAVPYYEYDRVLAQVLQAHTDVLTARNGIHQNRYVLKTNQIAPLMPNLDVQVGMYKDRVLNPLGTYHTFAVSMPLPIWDQNRGNILAAEAALARAMEEPHRVEMALTNTLANNFTNYKTNLDAVEYYRRYILPDQVRAYRGVLQRRQIDQGAQFGDLVQAQQTLATSVTTYLGLLGTLWSSVVSVADLLQTDDLFQAATPMPLPTLPDLDSLVPLPCCHPFGETGAAKPAPSPAPRMPVPAPTGRALPPPYAGPVTMTVPPGPGGPAPGPSATGGVPSAFSPFSARAAAQPASAPAVAPIVQPAVRTETLPP; from the coding sequence ATGCCCGAGCATCCCCTTCGAGCCCGGCTCGGGATGAGGTGCCGCACAGGCTCCCAGCGTTGGTTCTTTGTGCTGTTGTGCCTCACCCTCGCGACCGGCTGCACCTATCGCGGCCGAGAGGCCACCGACGATACCGTTCGTGGGCTAGCCGGCCGCCCCTATGACCAGTTGCCCGACCAACTTCGGGACAAAACGGGGAGCGGCGCGGGGGTCAGCAAGACGGCCGAAGTGGCCAGTTCGCGGAAGGCGGAGAACGCACCGGCCGCCGTGACGCCGGGCGTGCCGACAGATGTCCATACCACCGCGCTCATGGAAGCCGCGCAAGACGGCAAACAGCCGCCCGGCTACCAGCTCAGGGTACCCGATGCGATTCCCGGTTCCGAAGCCCCGCTGGTGAACGTGCCGGTCAACAATCCCGTCGCTATGCGAGAGGCCCTCCGCAAGTTGTACGTTCCGCTGCCGCCGCTGCCCGAGGAGGTCAAGCCCCTCCCCGGCCCAAACGGGAGGCCGTACACGCTGTCGGACCTCCAGCGGATCGCGGCCGAGAACAGCCCGATACTCCGCCAGGCCGCGTCGGACGTTCAGGCCGCACGGGGCAACATGATCCAGGCCGCCACGTACCCGAACCCCAACGTGACGATCGCGGAACAGCCGTCGAACAACAACGCCACCGGCGGTGCGTTCGGTGCGGCCGTCGATCAGGTGGTGGTCACGGGCGGCAAGATCCGGCTCGCGACCGCCGCGGCCAAAAAGGCACTGGAGAACGCCGAGCTGGCCCTCAAACGGGCCAGGAGCGATTTGGCCACCTCCGTGCGCAGCAACTATTACGCCCTGCTCGTGTCTCAAGAGACGATGCGGGTGACCCGGTCCCTTTCGGTCCTCACCGACGAGGTCTACCGGGTGCAACTGACGCTCGCCGAAAAGGGCGGGCTCGCCGCGGCGTACGAACCGGCCGCCCTCCGTGCGCAAGCGTATTCGGCCCGTCTCGCGTACCTCCAGGCGACCGCGACCTACGTGTACAACTGGAAGCAACTGGTCGCGGCCGTCGGTGTGCGCCAGCTGCCGCTCTCCGAGGTCGCCGGGCGCATCGACGCCGCCGTCCCTTACTACGAGTACGATCGGGTTCTCGCTCAGGTGCTTCAGGCACACACGGACGTGCTGACCGCCCGCAACGGCATCCACCAGAACCGGTACGTCCTGAAGACGAACCAGATCGCTCCACTGATGCCCAACCTCGACGTCCAGGTCGGGATGTATAAGGACCGCGTTCTGAACCCGCTCGGCACCTATCACACGTTCGCGGTCAGCATGCCGCTCCCGATCTGGGACCAGAACCGGGGTAACATCCTCGCGGCGGAAGCGGCGCTCGCCCGCGCCATGGAAGAACCGCACCGGGTCGAGATGGCCCTGACCAACACCCTGGCGAACAACTTCACGAACTACAAAACCAACCTGGACGCGGTGGAGTACTACCGCCGGTACATTCTGCCCGACCAGGTGCGGGCGTACCGCGGGGTGCTGCAACGGCGCCAGATCGATCAGGGCGCCCAGTTCGGCGACCTGGTCCAGGCCCAGCAGACGCTGGCAACGAGCGTCACCACGTACCTGGGCCTGCTCGGGACCCTCTGGTCGAGCGTCGTCTCGGTCGCCGACCTGCTCCAGACCGACGACCTGTTCCAAGCCGCGACTCCGATGCCCCTGCCCACGCTGCCCGACCTGGATAGCCTCGTGCCCCTACCGTGTTGCCACCCGTTCGGTGAGACCGGCGCGGCGAAGCCGGCCCCGTCCCCCGCGCCGCGGATGCCGGTTCCGGCCCCGACCGGCCGGGCGCTCCCCCCGCCCTACGCCGGACCGGTGACGATGACCGTTCCGCCCGGCCCGGGCGGACCCGCACCGGGTCCGTCGGCGACGGGGGGCGTTCCGTCGGCGTTCTCCCCGTTCTCTGCCCGCGCGGCCGCTCAACCGGCGAGCGCGCCGGCGGTCGCGCCGATCGTCCAGCCCGCTGTGCGGACGGAGACCCTCCCGCCGTAA